A DNA window from Centropristis striata isolate RG_2023a ecotype Rhode Island chromosome 10, C.striata_1.0, whole genome shotgun sequence contains the following coding sequences:
- the si:ch211-184m13.4 gene encoding G-protein coupled receptor 183 — MTGEMAFENITLDSAENTPNQSGCDVLVYQRAAVVLFPIFYSVVFIISACGNSLVLYVIFQRKQKFNSTSIYLVNLALSDTLFTLALPGRIIYYIRHYDWPFGDLLCRLTTLLFFANTYAGIGFMTCISLDRFLAMVHPHRLQCLRSVRVVRRFSCLVWALVSLQIAPLLFRSMLREHQGRRTCMEYFNFDGSRFTPYVLLLACVISFFCPLIIIMGCYAKINLKLRAAAKQNSVTGRSRRNHRANTIILLIFLTFITCFSPYHLNVIQFMSRKIHHHVTCEELRAFKVSLQITVSLMNFNCCLDPVIYFFAIKTYKKRVLSLFKDYLYTSGASSKMTAENSSSNT; from the exons ATGACAGGTGAGATGGCTTTTGAAAACATCACCCTGGACTCGGCTGAAAACACTCCAAACCAGAGCGGTTGTGATGTGTTAGTCTACCAAAGAGCTGCCGTGGTCCTCTTCCCTATTTTCTACTCTGTGGTTTTCATCATCAGTGCATGCGGCAACAGCCTGGTTCTCTATGTGATCTTCCAGAGGAAGCAGAAGTTCAACTCCACCTCCATCTATTTGGTCAATTTAGCACTATCTGATACCTTGTTCACACTGGCGCTCCCTGGCAGAATTATTTACTACATCCGCCACTATGACTGGCCCTTTGGTGACCTTCTCTGCAGACTGACCACACTGCTCTTCTTTGCAAATACATATGCAG GCATTGGATTCATGACCTGCATCAGCCTGGATCGATTCCTGGCCATGGTGCATCCACATCGGCTGCAGTGTTTGCGCAGCGTGAGGGTGGTCCGCAGGTTCTCCTGCCTGGTCTGGGCTCTGGTATCCCTGCAGATAGCTCCTCTGCTGTTCCGCAGCATGCTGCGTGAGCACCAGGGAAGACGAACCTGCATGGAGTACTTCAACTTTGACGGCTCCCGCTTCACCCCTTATGTCCTGCTTCTGGCCTGCGTCATCTCCTTCTTCTGTCCGCTTATCATCATCATGGGCTGCTACGCCAAGATCAACCTGAAGCTGCGAGCCGCAGCCAAGCAGAACTCTGTAACAGGCCGATCGAGGAGGAATCACAGGGCCAACACCATTattctcctcatcttcctcaccTTTATCACATGCTTCAGCCCTTACCACCTCAATGTCATACAGTTTATGTCCAGAAAGATACACCACCATGTGACCTGCGAGGAACTGAGGGCCTTTAAAGTCTCCTTACAA ATCACTGTGTCACTCATGAACTTTAATTGCTGCTTGGACCCAGTCATCTACTTCTTTGCCATTAAGACCTACAAGAAGCGGGTGCTGAGCCTGTTTAAGGACTATCTGTATACTTCTGGTGCCTCCTCCAAAATGACAGCtgagaacagcagcagcaacacctgA